In a genomic window of Streptomyces koelreuteriae:
- a CDS encoding sensor histidine kinase, with translation MVAFALVAALTAATTGALSFREARTGVLQQSQDTVIKQLRTQVDRLAPQLSFPPAEAELRRFAGDVARAEPSGSWRVLVGYEDLSATSRPGDPFEELTPDLREAVDSSPATVFQRVNTGDHTSLVVGMSVTFSGDENRGIASGLQVFLTVPQATEQRYVDALVTAVERATVPALGVAVLLALLAARGVLRPVRALRHATRSIAEGRLDTRLAVNGSDELADLSHTFNETAAALEESVAELRGMEARARRFAADVSHELRTPLAAMAAVTDVLDEDAARLDPDTATAVRLISEETVKLARLVDDLMEISRFDAGAAVLHLDEIDLAESLRRTLADRAWADLVDADLPPPDAVRGRVDPRRLDVVVANLVGNALRHGARPVRLRLRADGERSAVIEVLDSGPGIPEDVLPHVFERFYKSDTARTRTEGSGLGLAITAENVRVHGGSVRAGNRPEGGAVFTVELPLRRDESAHGEHR, from the coding sequence GTGGTGGCGTTCGCGCTCGTCGCCGCGCTCACCGCGGCGACCACCGGCGCCCTGAGCTTCCGGGAGGCGCGCACGGGTGTGCTCCAGCAGAGCCAGGACACCGTGATCAAGCAGCTGCGTACCCAGGTCGACCGGCTCGCCCCGCAGCTCTCCTTTCCCCCGGCCGAGGCCGAACTGCGGCGCTTCGCCGGTGACGTGGCCCGCGCCGAGCCGTCCGGAAGCTGGCGGGTGCTGGTCGGCTACGAGGACCTGAGCGCCACGTCCCGCCCCGGCGACCCCTTCGAGGAGCTGACGCCCGATCTGCGCGAGGCCGTGGACTCCAGCCCGGCCACCGTCTTCCAGCGGGTGAATACCGGCGACCACACCTCGCTCGTCGTCGGCATGTCGGTCACCTTCTCCGGTGACGAGAACCGCGGGATCGCCTCCGGGCTCCAGGTCTTCCTCACAGTGCCGCAGGCAACCGAACAGCGCTATGTGGACGCCCTGGTCACCGCCGTGGAACGGGCCACCGTGCCCGCGCTGGGCGTCGCCGTGCTGCTTGCGCTGCTCGCCGCGCGCGGGGTGCTGCGGCCCGTGCGCGCACTGCGGCACGCCACCCGCAGCATCGCCGAAGGGCGGCTCGACACCCGGCTCGCGGTCAACGGCTCCGACGAACTCGCCGATCTGTCCCACACGTTCAACGAGACGGCGGCAGCCCTGGAGGAATCGGTGGCCGAACTGCGCGGCATGGAGGCCCGGGCCCGCCGGTTCGCCGCGGACGTCTCGCACGAACTGCGCACCCCGCTGGCCGCCATGGCGGCCGTCACCGACGTCCTCGACGAGGACGCCGCCCGTCTCGACCCGGACACCGCCACCGCCGTCCGGCTGATCAGCGAGGAGACCGTGAAACTGGCCCGTCTCGTGGACGACCTGATGGAGATCTCCCGTTTCGACGCGGGCGCCGCGGTGCTGCACCTCGACGAGATCGACCTCGCCGAGTCGCTGCGCCGCACCCTCGCCGACCGCGCCTGGGCGGACCTGGTGGACGCCGACCTGCCGCCGCCGGACGCCGTACGCGGCCGGGTCGACCCGCGCCGGCTGGACGTCGTGGTGGCGAACCTGGTCGGCAACGCGCTCCGGCACGGCGCCCGGCCGGTCCGGCTGCGCCTGCGCGCGGACGGCGAGCGGTCGGCGGTCATCGAGGTGCTGGACAGCGGCCCCGGCATCCCCGAGGACGTCCTTCCGCACGTCTTCGAGCGGTTCTACAAGTCGGACACCGCCCGTACCCGGACCGAGGGCAGCGGTCTGGGTCTCGCCATCACCGCGGAGAACGTCCGGGTGCACGGCGGCAGCGTCCGGGCGGGCAACCGTCCGGAGGGCGGCGCGGTGTTCACCGTCGAACTCCCGCTGCGGCGGGACGAATCGGCCCACGGGGAGCACCGGTGA
- a CDS encoding DUF3152 domain-containing protein: MTAHSTPPSRSRRRGRGPTHSTSRRGHKGPLLAGLSALALLGVAGLASVEWTSAKRGGTAAEAGSGPATEPAPDSPSTTAPARPLTPSDPSSPTGSPSPTLPPSPTARPKIPATGPGTFTVAPGSGPKTGKGTALRYRVDVEDGIDLSAPDVARQVENVLADRRGWTADGRSAFRRVSSGPTDFVVKVATAGTVDKICGQYGLDTGGEVNCNVAKNVMVNLKRWLLATPVYAKDVKAYRALIVNHEVGHFLGHGHVGCPGPGKPAPAMMQQIKGMRGCAPNVWPYDEQGRYLTGPAVP; encoded by the coding sequence ATGACCGCGCACTCCACACCTCCGTCCCGCAGCCGCCGCAGGGGCCGCGGACCCACACACTCCACGAGCCGCCGCGGCCACAAGGGCCCGCTGTTAGCGGGCCTGTCCGCGCTGGCGCTGCTCGGGGTGGCCGGACTCGCCTCGGTGGAATGGACGTCGGCGAAGCGCGGAGGTACGGCGGCCGAGGCCGGCTCCGGACCGGCGACCGAGCCCGCGCCCGACTCCCCGTCCACCACCGCCCCGGCCAGGCCCCTCACCCCGTCGGACCCGTCCTCCCCGACCGGCTCGCCCTCCCCCACCCTGCCTCCCTCTCCCACCGCACGGCCGAAGATCCCCGCCACCGGCCCCGGCACCTTCACCGTCGCCCCCGGCTCGGGCCCCAAGACGGGGAAGGGCACGGCCCTGCGCTACCGGGTCGACGTCGAGGACGGCATCGACCTGTCCGCCCCGGACGTCGCCCGGCAGGTGGAGAACGTCCTGGCCGACCGGCGCGGCTGGACGGCGGACGGCCGCTCCGCCTTCCGGAGGGTGTCGAGCGGGCCCACCGACTTCGTCGTGAAGGTCGCCACCGCCGGGACCGTGGACAAGATCTGCGGGCAGTACGGCCTGGACACCGGCGGCGAGGTCAACTGCAACGTCGCCAAGAACGTCATGGTCAACCTCAAGCGCTGGCTCCTGGCGACTCCCGTCTACGCCAAGGACGTCAAGGCCTACCGGGCCCTCATCGTCAACCACGAGGTCGGTCACTTCCTCGGCCACGGCCATGTCGGCTGCCCCGGCCCCGGCAAGCCGGCCCCCGCGATGATGCAGCAGATCAAGGGCATGCGCGGCTGCGCGCCCAATGTCTGGCCCTACGACGAGCAGGGCCGCTACCTCACGGGACCCGCCGTGCCATGA
- a CDS encoding MMPL family transporter → MGNGEARVRGFAARAGGWSARHRWAAVGIWVLFVVLAVGLGSAAGRVDVKDSDQLKGETHTAARIIEDAGIDEPAGESVLIQARGGGLKATDAEFRSAVTAVVSAVEGTGEVTDVTSPYDTKTISKDGRSALVQFDMRGAADTAGERVEPVLKAVEGVQKDHASLRIEEIGGASMMKTFDDAFGDDFKKAEYSAVPVALGILLIAFGALVAALLPVALAVTAIMATMGLMGLVSHLQPMSDTANSVMLLVGMAVGVDYCLFYLRREREEREAGHDAQTALRIAAATSGRAIVVSGVTVCVAMAGMLFTGLAEFEAMGLASLMVVAVAMVGSVTVLPALLSLLGGRVEKGRIPFLRRRKRGGSQDSRFWTAVLRRVLARPVIAAAVAAGALLAITAPALGMKTQQFTLDQEFGDSLPIVQTYNRLNEAFPGGSEPAEVVVKADDINAPEVKSALADFRDRAISSGASRGPVEIKLHDTQNVAFVYVPLVGGSDQDKAGASLDTLRDEVRPATLGRVDGVEAPITGQIAGSKDFNDQLAGAVVPVFAFVVVFAFALMLLSFRSLTIALTSIVLNLLSVGAAYGILVAVFQHGWGASLVGAEGVGAIITWLPLFLFVILFGLSMDYHVFVVSRIREARLRGLETKDAIRHGVVTTAGVVTSAAVIMVAVFAIFGTLSMQSMKQMGVGLAAAVLIDATIIRGVLLPAVMALLGERNWYLPKWLHRLPDLTHDEAPQAVVAGQGARDDEGEPVRV, encoded by the coding sequence ATGGGGAACGGAGAAGCGCGGGTGCGGGGCTTTGCGGCCCGGGCCGGCGGCTGGAGCGCCCGGCACCGATGGGCCGCCGTCGGCATCTGGGTGCTGTTCGTCGTCCTGGCGGTGGGGCTCGGTTCGGCGGCCGGCCGGGTCGACGTCAAGGACAGCGACCAGCTCAAGGGGGAGACCCACACCGCCGCGCGGATCATCGAGGACGCCGGGATCGACGAACCGGCCGGTGAGAGCGTCCTGATCCAGGCCAGGGGCGGTGGTCTCAAGGCCACGGACGCCGAGTTCAGGAGCGCCGTGACCGCCGTGGTCTCGGCCGTCGAGGGGACCGGCGAGGTCACCGACGTGACCTCGCCGTACGACACGAAGACGATCTCGAAGGACGGGCGCAGCGCGCTCGTGCAGTTCGACATGCGCGGCGCGGCGGACACCGCGGGCGAGCGGGTCGAGCCGGTGCTGAAGGCCGTCGAGGGCGTCCAGAAGGACCACGCGTCGCTGCGGATCGAGGAGATCGGCGGCGCCAGCATGATGAAGACGTTCGACGACGCCTTCGGGGACGACTTCAAGAAGGCCGAGTACTCCGCGGTGCCGGTGGCCCTCGGCATTCTGCTGATCGCCTTCGGGGCGCTGGTGGCGGCGCTGCTGCCGGTGGCGCTGGCGGTCACCGCGATCATGGCGACGATGGGCCTGATGGGCCTCGTCAGCCATCTCCAGCCGATGAGCGACACCGCCAACTCCGTGATGCTGCTGGTCGGCATGGCGGTCGGCGTCGACTACTGCCTGTTCTATCTGCGCCGGGAGCGTGAGGAGCGCGAGGCCGGCCATGACGCGCAGACGGCCCTGAGGATCGCCGCCGCGACCAGTGGCCGCGCGATCGTCGTCTCCGGTGTCACGGTCTGCGTGGCCATGGCGGGCATGCTGTTCACCGGGCTCGCCGAGTTCGAGGCGATGGGTCTGGCCTCGCTGATGGTGGTGGCCGTGGCCATGGTGGGGTCCGTGACGGTGCTGCCCGCGCTGCTGTCGCTGCTGGGCGGGCGCGTGGAGAAGGGCCGTATTCCGTTCCTGCGCCGGCGCAAGCGGGGCGGCAGCCAGGACAGCCGGTTCTGGACGGCCGTGCTGCGGCGCGTCCTCGCCCGGCCCGTGATCGCCGCGGCGGTGGCGGCCGGTGCGCTGCTCGCCATCACGGCTCCCGCGCTCGGCATGAAGACGCAGCAGTTCACGCTGGACCAGGAGTTCGGCGACTCGCTGCCGATCGTGCAGACGTACAACCGGCTCAACGAGGCCTTCCCGGGCGGCTCGGAGCCGGCCGAGGTGGTCGTCAAGGCGGACGACATCAACGCGCCGGAGGTGAAGTCGGCGCTCGCCGACTTCCGTGACCGGGCGATCAGTTCGGGCGCCTCGCGCGGCCCGGTGGAGATCAAGCTGCACGACACGCAGAACGTCGCGTTCGTCTACGTCCCGCTGGTCGGCGGCTCCGACCAGGACAAGGCGGGCGCGAGCCTGGACACGCTGCGCGACGAGGTGCGTCCGGCCACGCTCGGCAGGGTCGACGGGGTCGAGGCGCCGATCACCGGACAGATCGCGGGGTCGAAGGACTTCAACGACCAGCTCGCCGGAGCCGTCGTCCCGGTCTTCGCGTTCGTGGTGGTCTTCGCCTTCGCGCTGATGCTGCTGTCGTTCCGCTCGCTGACGATCGCGCTCACCTCGATCGTGCTGAACCTGCTGTCGGTGGGCGCGGCCTACGGCATCCTCGTCGCGGTCTTCCAGCACGGCTGGGGCGCGTCCCTGGTGGGCGCGGAGGGCGTCGGCGCGATCATCACCTGGCTGCCGCTGTTCCTGTTCGTGATCCTGTTCGGCCTGTCGATGGACTACCACGTGTTCGTGGTGTCCCGGATACGGGAGGCGCGGCTGCGGGGTCTGGAGACGAAGGACGCGATCCGGCACGGCGTGGTCACCACGGCCGGGGTCGTCACCAGTGCCGCGGTCATCATGGTCGCCGTGTTCGCGATCTTCGGGACGCTGTCCATGCAGTCCATGAAGCAGATGGGCGTCGGCCTCGCGGCGGCGGTGCTCATCGACGCGACGATCATCCGGGGTGTGCTGCTGCCGGCGGTCATGGCACTGCTCGGGGAGCGCAACTGGTATCTGCCGAAGTGGCTGCACCGGCTGCCGGACCTCACGCACGACGAGGCACCCCAGGCGGTCGTGGCCGGGCAGGGGGCGCGGGACGACGAGGGCGAGCCCGTCAGGGTCTGA
- a CDS encoding carbohydrate ABC transporter permease, with protein MRTSAPARVGQYTALLAYLVFLAFPFLWLLSTAFKPPRELGSLHPTWIPKDPTLDNFRQAFDEQPLLHAALNSLVAALAAAVVAVLIATPMAYVVARRRTRLAKAVTGWVVVSQAFPFVLLIIPLFLVLKNLRMINSVPGLVLVYVVWALPFALWMLAGYVRAVPPELEEAAAVDGAGRVRTLVSVTAPLLAPGIVATGLFAFITAWNEFFFALVLLKTPEKQTLPVVLTHFIGAEGVADLGPLAAAAFLATLPSLVVFAIIQRRITGGMLTGAVKS; from the coding sequence GTGAGGACCTCCGCACCGGCCCGCGTCGGCCAGTACACCGCGCTGCTCGCCTACCTCGTCTTCCTCGCCTTCCCGTTCCTCTGGCTGCTCTCCACGGCGTTCAAGCCGCCGCGCGAACTGGGCAGTCTGCATCCGACGTGGATCCCGAAGGACCCCACCCTCGACAACTTCCGGCAGGCCTTCGACGAACAGCCGCTGCTGCACGCCGCCCTCAACTCCCTCGTCGCGGCGCTCGCGGCGGCGGTCGTCGCCGTGCTGATCGCGACGCCGATGGCCTATGTCGTCGCCCGGCGGCGCACCCGGCTGGCGAAGGCGGTGACGGGCTGGGTGGTGGTCAGCCAGGCGTTCCCGTTCGTGCTGCTGATCATCCCGCTGTTCCTCGTGCTGAAGAACCTCCGAATGATCAACTCCGTGCCGGGGCTGGTGCTGGTGTACGTGGTGTGGGCGCTGCCCTTCGCGCTGTGGATGCTCGCCGGGTATGTGCGGGCGGTGCCGCCCGAGTTGGAGGAGGCCGCCGCTGTCGACGGGGCCGGGCGGGTGCGGACGCTGGTGTCGGTGACGGCACCGCTGCTCGCGCCGGGCATCGTGGCGACGGGCCTGTTCGCGTTCATCACCGCGTGGAACGAGTTCTTCTTCGCGCTGGTGCTGCTCAAGACACCGGAGAAGCAGACCCTGCCGGTGGTGCTCACCCACTTCATCGGGGCCGAGGGCGTCGCCGACCTCGGCCCGCTCGCGGCCGCCGCGTTCCTCGCGACGCTGCCCTCGCTGGTGGTCTTCGCGATCATCCAGCGGCGGATCACGGGCGGCATGCTCACCGGGGCGGTGAAGAGCTGA
- the mgt gene encoding macrolide-inactivating glycosyltransferase, with translation MTSRAHIAMFSIAAHGHVNPSLEVIRELVARGHRVTYAIPPVFAEKIAETGAEVKSWNSTLPSPDDDPEAWGSTLLDNVEPFLDDAIQALPQLIEAYEGDEPDLVLHDIASYPARVLAHRWGVPAISLSPAMVAWEGYEKEVAEPMWEEPRKTERGRAYYARFQAWLEENGITRHPDPFAGRPARSIVLIPKALQPNADRVDETVYSFVGACQGERPAEGGWQRPAGAEKVVLVSLGSAFTKQPGFYRECVKAFGDLPGWHLVLSIGKHVDPADLGDVPANVEVRSWVPQLAILKQADLFVTHAGAGGSQEGLATATPMIAVPQAVDQFGNAEMLRNLGVARYLATEEATGEALREAALALVDDPEVARRLKTQAELLKEGGTHRAADLIEAELPVSQG, from the coding sequence ATGACCAGTCGCGCGCACATCGCCATGTTCTCCATCGCCGCCCACGGCCACGTGAACCCGAGCCTGGAGGTGATCCGCGAGCTCGTGGCGCGCGGCCACCGGGTGACCTACGCGATCCCGCCGGTCTTCGCGGAGAAGATCGCGGAGACCGGTGCCGAGGTGAAGTCCTGGAACTCCACGCTGCCCTCGCCCGACGACGACCCCGAGGCGTGGGGGAGCACGCTCCTGGACAATGTGGAGCCGTTCCTCGACGACGCGATCCAGGCCCTCCCGCAGCTGATCGAGGCCTACGAGGGTGACGAGCCGGACCTCGTGCTGCACGACATCGCCTCCTACCCGGCCCGCGTCCTCGCCCACCGCTGGGGCGTGCCCGCGATCTCCCTGTCACCGGCCATGGTCGCCTGGGAGGGGTACGAGAAGGAGGTCGCCGAGCCCATGTGGGAGGAGCCGAGGAAGACCGAGCGCGGGCGCGCCTACTACGCCCGGTTCCAGGCCTGGCTGGAGGAGAACGGGATCACCCGGCACCCCGACCCGTTCGCGGGCCGCCCCGCTCGCTCGATCGTCCTGATCCCCAAGGCGCTCCAGCCGAACGCGGACCGTGTCGACGAGACCGTGTACTCCTTCGTCGGGGCCTGCCAGGGCGAGCGTCCCGCCGAGGGCGGCTGGCAGCGGCCGGCCGGTGCCGAGAAGGTCGTCCTCGTCTCCCTCGGGTCCGCGTTCACCAAGCAGCCCGGCTTCTACCGGGAATGCGTCAAGGCGTTCGGCGATCTGCCCGGCTGGCATCTGGTGCTGTCGATCGGCAAGCACGTCGACCCGGCCGACCTCGGGGACGTCCCCGCGAATGTCGAGGTGCGCTCCTGGGTGCCGCAGTTGGCGATCCTGAAGCAGGCCGACCTGTTCGTGACGCACGCCGGCGCGGGCGGCAGTCAGGAGGGCCTCGCCACCGCCACGCCGATGATCGCCGTACCGCAGGCCGTGGACCAGTTCGGCAACGCGGAGATGCTCCGGAACCTCGGCGTCGCCCGGTACCTCGCCACGGAGGAGGCGACCGGCGAGGCCCTGCGCGAAGCGGCCCTCGCCCTCGTCGACGACCCCGAGGTCGCCCGTCGCCTGAAGACCCAGGCGGAGCTGCTCAAGGAGGGCGGCACCCACCGCGCGGCCGACCTCATCGAGGCCGAACTGCCGGTCAGTCAGGGCTAG
- a CDS encoding response regulator transcription factor: MPRVLLIEDDRAVREGVALALRRQGHDVAAVETGEEGLERLRSFRPDVVVLDLMLPGMPGLDVCRAMRALDQTLPILMATARGDDVDIVVGLEAGADDYVVKPVRARVLEARIRAVLRRATAVAAADGGIPKIDTYGELAIDRAGHAVTWRGDPVPLAPSELRLLLTLSAAPGQVFSRQQLLEAVWEHSYHGDARLVDACVRRLRAKMGEPSREPRYIQTVRGFGYRFVSP; the protein is encoded by the coding sequence ATGCCACGAGTTCTGCTGATCGAAGACGACCGCGCCGTCCGTGAAGGAGTCGCCCTCGCCCTGCGCCGCCAGGGGCACGACGTCGCCGCCGTCGAGACGGGGGAGGAGGGACTGGAGCGGCTGCGGTCCTTCCGGCCGGACGTCGTGGTGCTCGACCTGATGCTGCCCGGCATGCCGGGACTGGACGTGTGCCGCGCGATGCGCGCCCTGGACCAGACGCTGCCGATCCTCATGGCGACCGCGCGCGGGGACGACGTGGACATCGTCGTAGGGCTGGAGGCCGGAGCCGACGACTACGTCGTCAAGCCCGTGCGGGCCCGGGTCCTCGAGGCGCGTATCCGGGCCGTCCTGCGCCGGGCGACGGCCGTGGCGGCGGCCGACGGCGGCATACCGAAGATCGACACCTACGGCGAGCTGGCCATCGACCGCGCCGGGCACGCCGTCACCTGGCGGGGCGACCCGGTCCCGCTCGCCCCGTCCGAACTGCGGCTGCTGCTGACGCTGTCCGCCGCACCCGGCCAGGTGTTCAGCCGGCAGCAACTCCTGGAAGCGGTCTGGGAACACAGCTACCACGGCGACGCGCGCCTGGTGGACGCCTGCGTCCGACGGCTGCGGGCCAAGATGGGCGAGCCCTCGCGGGAGCCGCGCTACATCCAGACCGTGCGCGGCTTCGGCTACCGGTTCGTGTCCCCGTGA
- a CDS encoding ABC transporter substrate-binding protein, whose amino-acid sequence MRARLPALALVLLLLLAGCSSGGTRDDGRITLRFQSLAWQEESVEANKALVKEWNATHPDIRVEYVQGSWDSVHDQLLTAFEGGEAPDIIHDASDDLADFAYGGYLADLTDLLPARLKSDIPRRSWETTTFGDGVYGVPFLQEPRVLIANAKWLRQSGVRIPTPEKPWSWAEFRRITERLSGRGKYGIAWPLKEPVSATLNLSLSTGGQLFHRGANGKVTVRFGEADQVVPRTIHAQAGTDGSASPTTLGSGGSDTLPGFFGGRYAMVPLGFSYRQQIVQQAPKGFDWQVLPAPAGAGGLTQGVSPQTLSVAEDCPHKKEAAAFIDFLLRPPNMVRLALGDWMLPTGRQALSDPALRTSEHGWATGTALAEHLRPAPAQTVRGYPEWKDKVATPALQEYYSGAIGLGALRERLEEDGNLVLARYQR is encoded by the coding sequence ATGCGCGCCCGTCTGCCGGCCCTGGCCCTGGTCCTGCTGCTGCTCCTCGCCGGCTGCTCCTCCGGCGGCACCCGCGACGACGGCCGGATCACCCTGCGCTTCCAGTCCCTGGCCTGGCAGGAGGAGTCCGTCGAGGCCAACAAGGCGCTGGTGAAGGAGTGGAACGCCACCCACCCGGACATCCGCGTCGAGTACGTCCAGGGCTCCTGGGACAGCGTCCACGACCAGCTCCTCACCGCCTTCGAGGGCGGCGAGGCACCCGACATCATCCATGACGCCTCCGACGACCTGGCGGACTTCGCCTACGGCGGCTACCTGGCCGATCTCACCGACCTGCTGCCCGCGCGGCTGAAGTCGGACATCCCGCGGCGCAGTTGGGAGACGACCACCTTCGGGGACGGCGTCTACGGCGTGCCGTTCCTCCAGGAACCGCGCGTGCTGATCGCCAACGCCAAGTGGCTCCGGCAGTCCGGGGTGCGGATCCCGACCCCGGAGAAGCCATGGAGCTGGGCCGAGTTCCGCCGGATCACCGAACGCCTCAGCGGCCGGGGGAAGTACGGCATCGCCTGGCCCCTGAAGGAGCCCGTCTCGGCCACGCTCAACCTCTCCCTCTCAACAGGCGGACAGCTCTTCCACCGCGGGGCGAACGGCAAGGTGACGGTCCGGTTCGGGGAGGCCGACCAGGTGGTGCCGCGCACCATCCACGCCCAGGCCGGCACCGACGGCAGCGCCTCGCCCACGACCCTGGGCAGCGGCGGCTCCGACACCCTGCCCGGCTTCTTCGGCGGCAGATACGCGATGGTCCCGCTCGGCTTCTCCTACCGTCAGCAGATCGTGCAGCAGGCGCCGAAGGGCTTCGACTGGCAGGTGCTGCCCGCCCCCGCAGGCGCCGGAGGGCTCACCCAGGGCGTCAGCCCGCAGACCCTCTCCGTCGCCGAGGACTGCCCGCACAAGAAGGAGGCCGCCGCCTTCATCGACTTCCTCCTCAGACCGCCCAACATGGTCCGCCTCGCCCTCGGCGACTGGATGCTGCCCACGGGCCGCCAGGCTCTGAGCGATCCGGCCCTGCGCACGTCCGAGCACGGCTGGGCCACCGGCACCGCCCTCGCCGAGCACCTGCGCCCTGCACCCGCGCAGACGGTGCGGGGCTACCCCGAGTGGAAGGACAAGGTGGCGACCCCGGCCCTCCAGGAGTACTACAGCGGAGCCATCGGACTCGGCGCACTGCGCGAACGGCTGGAGGAGGACGGCAACTTGGTGCTGGCGCGCTATCAGCGCTGA